The following proteins come from a genomic window of Corallococcus sp. NCRR:
- a CDS encoding multicopper oxidase family protein: MSTMKPTDETQAHSEASDNSPGLTRRGLLARTGATLATGALLMHGRPAQAQSSVPVAKAPREAAPAGQGYRPVVVPNGAKLPWKLVGGVKVFHLVAQEVEHEFAPGLKAMCWGYNGHVHGPTIEVVEGDRVRFYVTNRLPASTTVHWHGVLLPSGMDGVGGLNQKAIAPGETYRYEFTVRQSGTCMYHSHHDEMTQMALGMVGLFIIHPRRPVGPRVDRDFAIMLHEWRIDPGTMRPDPNEMTDFNILTMNAKAFPGTEPLVVRKGERVRIRFGNLSAMDHHPIHLHGFQFRITDTDGGRIPESAQWPETTVLVPTGSTRTIEFVADEPGDWAMHCHMTHHVMNQMGHDIPNMIGVKPEGLATKVRPLLPGYMTMGQTGMGDMAGMHHMPMPANSIPMVGGKGPYDEITMGGMFTILKVRDRLDGDGDPGWYTPPKGTLAQLALEDELRRDGIDVEAR; this comes from the coding sequence ATGAGCACCATGAAGCCCACTGACGAAACCCAGGCTCACTCCGAGGCCTCCGACAACTCCCCCGGGCTTACGCGCCGGGGTCTGCTCGCGCGCACGGGCGCGACGCTGGCGACGGGCGCCCTGCTGATGCACGGGCGCCCCGCCCAGGCGCAATCCAGCGTGCCGGTCGCGAAGGCCCCGCGCGAAGCGGCCCCGGCGGGCCAGGGCTACCGTCCCGTCGTGGTGCCCAACGGGGCGAAGCTGCCGTGGAAGCTCGTGGGCGGCGTGAAGGTGTTCCACCTGGTGGCCCAGGAGGTGGAGCACGAGTTCGCGCCCGGCCTCAAGGCGATGTGCTGGGGCTACAACGGCCACGTGCACGGGCCCACCATCGAGGTGGTGGAGGGCGACCGCGTGCGCTTCTACGTCACGAACCGGCTGCCCGCGTCCACGACGGTGCACTGGCACGGCGTCCTCCTCCCCAGCGGCATGGACGGCGTGGGCGGGCTGAACCAGAAGGCCATCGCGCCGGGAGAGACGTACCGCTACGAGTTCACGGTGCGGCAGTCGGGCACGTGCATGTACCACTCGCACCACGACGAGATGACGCAGATGGCGCTGGGCATGGTGGGCCTGTTCATCATCCACCCGCGCAGGCCGGTGGGCCCGCGAGTGGACCGCGACTTCGCCATCATGCTGCACGAGTGGCGCATCGACCCGGGGACCATGCGTCCGGACCCCAACGAGATGACGGACTTCAACATCCTGACGATGAACGCGAAGGCGTTCCCCGGCACGGAGCCGCTGGTGGTGCGCAAGGGCGAGCGGGTGCGGATCCGCTTCGGCAACCTGAGCGCGATGGACCACCACCCCATCCACCTGCACGGCTTCCAGTTCCGCATCACGGACACGGACGGAGGCCGCATCCCGGAGAGCGCGCAGTGGCCGGAGACGACGGTGCTGGTGCCCACCGGGAGCACGCGCACCATCGAGTTCGTGGCGGACGAGCCCGGCGACTGGGCCATGCACTGCCACATGACCCACCACGTGATGAACCAGATGGGCCACGACATTCCGAACATGATTGGCGTGAAGCCCGAAGGCCTGGCGACGAAGGTGCGCCCCCTGCTGCCCGGCTACATGACGATGGGCCAGACGGGCATGGGCGACATGGCGGGCATGCATCACATGCCCATGCCCGCGAACTCCATCCCCATGGTCGGAGGCAAGGGCCCGTACGACGAGATCACCATGGGAGGCATGTTCACCATCCTCAAGGTGCGCGACCGGCTGGACGGCGATGGGGATCCGGGTTGGTACACGCCGCCCAAGGGGACGCTGGCCCAGCTCGCGCTGGAGGACGAACTGCGCCGGGACGGCATCGACGTGGAGGCGCGTTAG
- a CDS encoding methyltransferase family protein produces the protein MDVATFTRPALPAATLAFLLFAMVLPSVRLRRRTGRPALVLHRSGPPLQRVIGVGMALFMGAIVLWSAAHLAFGEQALGVWRVPDALRWTGWALVALGFVFTVRAQVEMGASWRIGIDSDRTELVTGGLFGVVRNPIFSGMLVVVTGMALATPSAWTVMGWLDYVLLVSLQVRLEEDHLLRLHGATYQRYAARVGRFVPGVGRLGAPGVDTAPRITV, from the coding sequence ATGGACGTCGCCACCTTCACCCGGCCGGCCCTGCCCGCCGCCACCCTCGCCTTCCTCCTCTTCGCCATGGTGCTGCCGTCGGTGCGTCTGCGCCGCCGCACGGGCCGCCCGGCGCTGGTGCTCCACCGCTCCGGCCCGCCGCTCCAGCGGGTCATCGGCGTGGGCATGGCGCTGTTCATGGGCGCCATCGTGCTCTGGAGCGCGGCGCACCTCGCCTTCGGGGAGCAGGCGTTGGGCGTGTGGCGCGTGCCGGACGCGCTCCGGTGGACGGGCTGGGCCCTGGTGGCCCTGGGGTTCGTCTTCACCGTGCGGGCCCAGGTGGAGATGGGCGCGTCGTGGCGCATCGGCATCGACTCGGACCGGACGGAGCTGGTGACGGGAGGCCTCTTCGGCGTCGTGCGCAACCCCATCTTCAGCGGGATGCTCGTGGTGGTGACGGGCATGGCGCTCGCGACCCCGAGCGCGTGGACCGTGATGGGCTGGCTCGACTACGTGCTGCTGGTGTCGCTCCAGGTGCGGCTGGAGGAGGACCACCTGCTGCGCCTGCACGGCGCCACCTATCAGCGCTACGCGGCGCGCGTGGGCCGCTTCGTCCCCGGCGTGGGGCGGCTCGGAGCGCCCGGCGTGGACACCGCGCCGCGCATCACAGTGTGA
- a CDS encoding TolC family protein, translating into MHWKSPWLLAVLLLGGCASIQKERGHQEVAALVEERTGLKTRWNQGTPEDAQVQQHLDALLAGDLTSDHAVEVALLNNPALQSTYEDLGVSQADMVQAGLLTNPSFDGSIGFPLTSDGVNEHEFSIVQSFVDLFTLPLRKRVASEQFQADTLRVAHEALATTAEVRQAFTEVQARQQLVALRREVFQAADAAADLSTRQRAAGNITVLALATEQAALEQARLELAQDELALVDAREHLTRLMGLYGARVQWKLARKLPEVPAAESSLEHLETLAMRQRLDIDAARKQTSLLWNALELARSTRFFGRVDVGVHTHQDANGPRLLGPTLSLELPIFDQRQALIAKLEAQHRQGENRLMELAVNARSEVRAARAKLVTLRNMAERYQKVVLPLRTTIVEESQRQYNAMQIGLPALLLARREQVEAWRAYLETVRDYWMARADLERLVGGRLPSTAAPAPAPTPTPSPEPTHEHHEAH; encoded by the coding sequence GTGCATTGGAAATCCCCCTGGCTCCTCGCGGTTCTGCTGCTCGGTGGCTGCGCGTCCATCCAGAAGGAGCGCGGTCACCAGGAAGTGGCGGCGCTCGTGGAGGAGCGAACGGGCTTGAAGACGCGTTGGAACCAGGGAACGCCAGAGGACGCGCAGGTCCAGCAGCACCTGGATGCCCTGCTGGCCGGCGACCTCACGTCGGATCACGCGGTGGAGGTGGCGCTGCTCAACAACCCCGCCCTCCAGTCGACGTATGAGGACCTGGGCGTGTCCCAGGCGGACATGGTGCAGGCCGGGCTGCTCACCAACCCGTCCTTCGACGGGAGCATCGGCTTCCCGCTGACCTCGGACGGCGTGAACGAACACGAGTTCTCCATCGTCCAGAGCTTCGTGGACCTCTTCACGCTGCCCCTGCGCAAGCGCGTGGCGAGCGAGCAGTTCCAGGCGGACACGCTGCGCGTCGCGCACGAGGCGCTGGCCACCACGGCGGAGGTCCGCCAGGCGTTCACGGAGGTGCAGGCCCGGCAGCAACTGGTCGCGCTGCGCCGCGAGGTGTTCCAGGCCGCGGACGCGGCGGCGGACCTGTCCACCCGGCAGCGCGCCGCGGGCAACATCACGGTGCTGGCCCTGGCCACCGAACAGGCCGCGCTGGAGCAGGCGCGGTTGGAGCTGGCGCAGGATGAGCTGGCGCTGGTCGACGCAAGAGAGCACCTCACGCGCCTGATGGGGCTGTACGGCGCGAGGGTCCAGTGGAAGCTGGCGCGGAAGCTGCCGGAGGTCCCCGCCGCCGAGTCCTCGCTGGAGCACCTGGAGACGCTGGCCATGCGGCAGCGGCTGGACATCGACGCGGCCCGCAAGCAGACGTCGCTGCTATGGAACGCGCTGGAGCTGGCGCGCAGCACGCGCTTCTTCGGCCGCGTGGACGTGGGTGTGCACACGCACCAGGACGCGAACGGTCCGCGCCTGCTGGGCCCCACGCTGTCGCTGGAGCTGCCCATCTTCGATCAACGCCAGGCGCTCATCGCGAAGCTGGAGGCGCAGCACCGCCAGGGCGAGAACCGGCTGATGGAGCTGGCCGTCAACGCCCGCTCGGAGGTGCGCGCGGCGAGGGCGAAGCTGGTGACGCTGCGGAACATGGCGGAGCGCTACCAGAAGGTCGTGCTCCCGCTGCGCACCACCATCGTCGAGGAATCCCAGCGCCAGTACAACGCGATGCAGATCGGCCTTCCCGCCCTCCTCCTCGCGCGACGCGAGCAGGTGGAGGCCTGGAGGGCGTACCTGGAAACGGTCCGCGACTACTGGATGGCGCGGGCCGACCTGGAGCGGCTCGTGGGAGGACGCCTGCCGTCCACCGCCGCCCCCGCCCCCGCTCCGACTCCCACTCCTTCGCCCGAGCCCACCCATGAGCACCATGAAGCCCACTGA
- a CDS encoding efflux RND transporter permease subunit: MDTETRTTLPGRILRASFSRPGLTVLVVLALAAFGAMALRNLRQDVFPDLSAPIFNVIVQNPAMGAEELETMVAIPMEVALAGLPEVRRIRSTSQLGVTQVTVEFEPDADYFRSRQYVAERVAQAAGELPPGTDTPLVSSLTGRLNEVFEFTLEAEPGSADLMSLRDLAEFDIKNRLLAVPGVAGVERLGGYLRQFQVLLDPDQLVARGITLDEVQHGLEGASVNASGGFVTQGPMEWAVRAVGRAETVEDLNNTVVALRDGTPVLLGDVADVREAPAPRRGMAHRLEGEVVSCRVSKQFGADTVKVAEGVRAAIDELRRSLPPGVQLRVVYDQSELVGSALGGVGRAILLGAFLVVGVLFLLLGDWRAALIVTLTLPLSLALAGLLLKVAGVGLNTMTLGGLAIAVGLLVDAAIIVVENVIHDLREGKGRRTVRDEALAAAMEVGRPIAFATLIVVSVFIPLFAMTGIEGRMYQPLAAAVVACLAASLALALTLVPVVSGLLLRAPKEDSPEDVWLIRKVKAVYAPLLDRCMRHAGLVRVVALAITVPALGLAFMVGSDFMPRLDEGAFLLQTVLPPEASLDEVDRLNHRVEDVLRGFPEVEDVVRRTGRAERTEDPMPHTLSDVLVVLKKDSVGGRETLESRMREALEKVPGVSVLFTTPLGMRIDEGLGGSPADLSVRVFGPDLDTLSELAERTRALMSKVDGVEDLRVERLSGLPQLRVTVNRAAVARVGLTPGDVIRAVRVGLVGEEASQILRGQRRYDLVLRLADHRRGDVNAIRNLLVDGHDGTRIPLSQLATIEETSGAGSVRREAGSRRIAVEAGVSGRDLGSTAAEVREVLATQLKLPTGYFVDVGGKVESQERAAQALTVAISLALLAVFVLLYLALDSVAEALVILATLPDAFVGGILALLLAGETWNVSSLVGLIGLFGIAVQNGLVLVAQTKDLMGRGKPFAEAVREASIGRVRPKLMTAGTAILGLLPLLVLPLHGTEIERPLAVVMVGGLVTSTLFTLLALPTFYALVHGFQERLAARGAARKLPA; the protein is encoded by the coding sequence ATGGACACTGAAACCCGCACGACGCTGCCGGGGCGCATCCTCCGCGCGTCCTTCTCCCGGCCCGGGTTGACGGTGCTCGTCGTCCTGGCGCTGGCGGCCTTCGGCGCGATGGCCCTGCGCAACCTGCGCCAGGACGTGTTCCCGGATCTGTCCGCGCCCATCTTCAACGTCATCGTGCAGAACCCGGCCATGGGCGCCGAGGAGCTGGAGACGATGGTGGCCATCCCCATGGAGGTGGCGCTCGCGGGCCTGCCCGAGGTGCGCCGCATCCGCTCCACCTCACAGTTGGGCGTCACGCAGGTGACGGTGGAGTTCGAGCCGGACGCGGACTACTTCCGCAGCCGCCAGTACGTGGCGGAGCGCGTGGCGCAGGCGGCGGGCGAGCTGCCGCCCGGCACCGACACGCCGCTGGTGTCCAGCCTCACCGGCCGGCTCAACGAGGTCTTCGAGTTCACGCTGGAGGCGGAGCCCGGCAGCGCGGACCTGATGTCGCTGCGCGACCTGGCGGAGTTCGACATCAAGAACCGGCTGCTCGCGGTGCCCGGCGTCGCGGGCGTGGAGCGGCTGGGCGGCTACCTGCGCCAGTTCCAGGTGCTGCTGGATCCGGATCAACTGGTGGCGCGCGGCATCACCCTGGACGAGGTCCAGCACGGCCTGGAGGGCGCCAGCGTCAACGCCTCCGGAGGCTTCGTCACGCAGGGCCCCATGGAGTGGGCCGTGCGCGCGGTGGGCCGGGCGGAGACGGTGGAGGACCTGAACAACACCGTGGTCGCGCTGCGCGACGGGACGCCCGTGCTGCTGGGAGACGTGGCGGACGTGCGCGAGGCCCCCGCGCCGCGCCGGGGCATGGCGCACCGGCTGGAGGGCGAGGTGGTGAGCTGCCGCGTGAGCAAGCAGTTCGGCGCGGACACCGTGAAGGTGGCCGAGGGCGTGCGCGCGGCCATCGACGAGCTGCGGCGCTCGCTGCCGCCGGGCGTGCAGCTGCGCGTCGTCTACGATCAGTCGGAGCTGGTGGGCTCCGCGCTGGGAGGCGTGGGCCGGGCCATCCTGCTGGGCGCGTTCCTGGTGGTGGGCGTGCTCTTCCTGCTGCTGGGGGACTGGCGCGCGGCGCTCATCGTCACGCTCACCCTGCCCCTGTCGCTGGCGCTGGCGGGACTGCTGCTCAAGGTGGCGGGCGTCGGCCTGAACACGATGACGCTGGGCGGGCTGGCCATCGCGGTGGGCCTGCTGGTGGACGCGGCCATCATCGTCGTGGAGAACGTCATCCACGACCTGCGCGAGGGCAAGGGCCGCCGCACGGTGCGCGATGAGGCGCTGGCGGCGGCGATGGAGGTGGGCCGTCCCATCGCCTTCGCCACGCTCATCGTCGTCTCGGTGTTCATCCCGCTCTTCGCGATGACGGGCATCGAGGGGCGCATGTACCAGCCGCTCGCGGCGGCGGTGGTGGCGTGCCTGGCCGCGTCGCTCGCGCTGGCGCTCACGCTGGTGCCGGTGGTGTCGGGCCTGCTCCTGCGCGCGCCGAAGGAGGACTCGCCGGAGGACGTGTGGCTCATCCGCAAGGTGAAGGCCGTGTACGCGCCGCTGCTGGACCGGTGCATGCGCCACGCGGGCCTGGTGCGCGTGGTGGCGCTGGCCATCACCGTGCCCGCGCTCGGCCTGGCCTTCATGGTGGGCAGCGACTTCATGCCCCGGCTGGATGAAGGCGCGTTCCTGCTCCAGACGGTGCTTCCGCCGGAGGCGTCACTGGACGAGGTGGACCGCCTCAACCACCGCGTGGAGGACGTGCTGCGCGGGTTCCCGGAGGTAGAGGACGTGGTGCGCCGCACCGGCCGCGCCGAGCGCACCGAGGACCCGATGCCCCACACCCTGTCCGACGTGCTCGTGGTCCTCAAGAAGGACAGCGTCGGAGGCCGCGAGACGCTGGAGTCTCGGATGCGCGAGGCCCTGGAGAAGGTGCCCGGCGTGTCGGTGCTCTTCACCACGCCGCTGGGGATGCGCATCGACGAGGGGCTGGGCGGCAGCCCCGCGGACCTCTCCGTGCGCGTCTTCGGGCCGGACCTGGACACGCTCTCGGAGCTCGCGGAGCGCACGCGCGCGTTGATGTCGAAGGTGGACGGCGTGGAGGACCTGCGGGTGGAGCGGCTGAGCGGCCTGCCGCAGCTGCGCGTCACGGTGAACCGCGCGGCGGTGGCGCGCGTGGGGCTGACGCCCGGGGACGTCATCCGGGCCGTCCGCGTGGGGCTCGTGGGTGAGGAGGCGTCGCAGATCCTGCGGGGCCAGCGCCGCTACGACCTGGTGCTCCGGCTGGCGGACCACCGCCGGGGCGACGTGAACGCCATCCGCAACCTGCTGGTGGACGGGCACGACGGCACGCGCATCCCGCTGAGCCAGTTGGCCACCATCGAGGAGACCTCCGGCGCGGGCAGCGTGCGCCGCGAGGCCGGCAGCCGGCGCATCGCGGTGGAGGCGGGCGTGTCCGGCCGGGACCTGGGCAGCACGGCGGCGGAGGTGCGCGAGGTGCTGGCCACGCAGCTGAAGCTGCCCACGGGCTACTTCGTGGACGTGGGCGGCAAGGTGGAGAGCCAGGAGCGCGCGGCGCAGGCGCTGACGGTGGCCATCTCGCTGGCGCTCCTCGCGGTGTTCGTCCTGCTGTACCTCGCGCTGGACTCCGTGGCGGAGGCGCTGGTCATCCTGGCCACGCTGCCGGACGCGTTCGTGGGCGGCATCCTCGCGCTGCTCCTCGCGGGCGAGACCTGGAACGTCTCCAGCCTGGTGGGCCTCATCGGCCTGTTCGGCATCGCGGTGCAGAACGGCCTGGTGCTGGTGGCGCAGACGAAGGACCTGATGGGCCGGGGCAAGCCCTTCGCGGAGGCCGTGCGCGAGGCGAGCATCGGCCGCGTGCGGCCCAAGCTGATGACCGCGGGCACGGCCATCCTCGGGCTCCTGCCGCTGCTGGTGTTGCCGCTGCATGGGACGGAGATTGAACGTCCGCTGGCGGTGGTGATGGTGGGCGGGCTCGTCACGTCCACCCTCTTCACGCTGCTGGCCCTGCCCACGTTCTACGCGCTGGTGCACGGCTTCCAGGAGCGCCTCGCGGCCCGCGGGGCTGCCAGAAAGCTCCCGGCATGA
- a CDS encoding peptidoglycan recognition protein family protein, whose amino-acid sequence MTVRATSTRATATAPASTAATAPRTAAPTRAAAASTALTAPPAGLGKGDSGAKVKQLQQGLVKLGYMTQAQMNTGAGSFGPQTEAAVKKFQADHKISATGYYGTQTAAALTKALKTTTPPTEPGKFTKPAVISAPSPNSDSRNGADIDTIVLHHTGTNNGSGDLSWMRNPDSKVSAHYMLDRDGKIYQLVGDSKRAWHAGKGELHGVPTDVNARSIGIEIVNDGSGKTAFTEAQYKSLTKLVGYLKQEYDVPMKNILGHKDVAVPKGRKDDPAANFDWSRLRKGIGG is encoded by the coding sequence ATGACCGTTCGCGCCACGTCTACCCGCGCCACCGCCACCGCGCCCGCGAGCACCGCCGCCACGGCCCCCCGCACCGCCGCGCCCACGCGCGCCGCCGCCGCGTCCACGGCCCTCACCGCGCCGCCGGCCGGCCTGGGCAAGGGTGACTCCGGGGCGAAGGTGAAGCAGCTGCAGCAAGGGCTGGTGAAGCTGGGCTACATGACGCAGGCGCAGATGAACACGGGCGCCGGCTCCTTCGGTCCGCAGACCGAGGCGGCGGTGAAGAAGTTCCAGGCGGACCACAAGATCTCCGCCACCGGTTACTACGGGACGCAGACGGCGGCGGCGCTGACGAAGGCGCTCAAGACGACGACCCCGCCCACGGAGCCCGGGAAGTTCACCAAGCCCGCGGTCATCAGCGCGCCCTCGCCCAACAGCGACTCGCGAAACGGCGCGGACATCGACACCATCGTGCTGCACCACACCGGCACCAACAACGGCTCCGGGGACCTGTCGTGGATGCGCAACCCGGACAGCAAGGTGTCCGCGCACTACATGCTGGACCGCGATGGGAAGATCTACCAGCTGGTCGGTGACTCCAAGCGCGCGTGGCACGCGGGCAAGGGGGAGCTGCACGGCGTGCCCACGGACGTGAACGCGCGCTCCATCGGCATCGAGATCGTCAACGACGGCAGCGGCAAGACGGCCTTCACGGAGGCGCAGTACAAGTCGCTGACGAAGCTCGTGGGCTACCTGAAGCAGGAGTACGACGTGCCCATGAAGAACATCCTCGGGCACAAGGATGTGGCCGTGCCCAAGGGCCGCAAGGACGACCCGGCGGCCAACTTCGACTGGTCCCGCCTGCGCAAGGGCATTGGCGGCTGA
- a CDS encoding TolC family protein, with the protein MSIRSATAALGLAAVMLWPRPGGADPSPLTLQDVFALAREHAPALIEARARVRAAQGPLASAAPLLRENPQLDVQVGSRRLPDGDHGLDLAVGLAQPFELGGKQGLRREAARAGLSMEEARLRDAERLLLGDVAAAYLRLLQARERKKLVDAATEAAARTVQATERRYAAGDVPAVDVNVAKVAHARARAEAQVAAGEVFALREELEVRTGYRARPLVTYDDDLRSLARAPVREVPDGKGARADLVALEQEQVQAKAAATLGRRQVLPDVTVGARYQKEADETVFLGTLSVPLPLFARGQEARLVGEAEAGRAGQELAAARAVVPAQVQAAKLRYRASLGALGELEEVLPLLDDNEALAQRSYDAGEMDLAAFLLVRRDTLEARAAWLEGLLRLALARVQLEVETGVQP; encoded by the coding sequence GTGTCCATCCGTTCCGCGACGGCCGCCCTCGGGCTGGCCGCCGTCATGCTCTGGCCGCGCCCTGGTGGCGCGGATCCCTCTCCCCTCACCCTCCAGGACGTCTTCGCCCTGGCGCGCGAGCACGCCCCGGCGCTGATCGAGGCCCGGGCCCGCGTGCGCGCCGCCCAGGGGCCCCTGGCGAGCGCCGCGCCGCTCTTGCGCGAGAACCCCCAGCTCGACGTCCAGGTGGGCTCGCGCCGGCTCCCCGATGGCGACCACGGCCTGGACCTCGCGGTGGGCCTGGCGCAGCCCTTCGAACTGGGCGGCAAGCAGGGCCTGCGGCGCGAGGCGGCGCGCGCGGGCCTGTCCATGGAGGAGGCCCGCCTGCGCGACGCGGAGCGGCTCCTGCTGGGGGACGTGGCCGCGGCGTACCTGCGCCTCCTCCAGGCCCGGGAACGCAAGAAGCTGGTGGACGCCGCGACGGAAGCGGCGGCGCGCACCGTGCAGGCCACGGAGCGGCGCTACGCGGCCGGTGACGTTCCGGCCGTGGACGTGAACGTGGCGAAGGTGGCGCACGCCCGGGCCCGCGCGGAGGCCCAGGTCGCGGCCGGCGAGGTCTTCGCGCTGCGCGAGGAGCTGGAGGTCCGCACGGGCTACCGCGCGAGGCCCCTGGTCACCTACGACGATGATCTACGGTCGCTCGCGCGGGCGCCCGTCCGGGAGGTGCCGGACGGCAAGGGAGCACGCGCGGACCTGGTGGCCCTGGAGCAGGAGCAGGTCCAGGCGAAGGCCGCCGCGACGCTGGGCCGGCGTCAGGTGCTGCCGGATGTGACGGTGGGCGCGCGCTACCAGAAGGAGGCGGACGAGACGGTGTTCCTGGGAACGCTCAGCGTGCCCCTGCCCCTCTTCGCTCGCGGCCAGGAGGCGCGCCTCGTGGGTGAAGCGGAGGCGGGCCGTGCCGGGCAGGAGCTCGCCGCCGCGCGCGCCGTCGTGCCCGCCCAGGTCCAGGCCGCGAAGCTCCGCTACCGCGCGAGCCTCGGCGCCCTCGGGGAACTGGAGGAGGTGCTGCCGCTGCTGGATGACAACGAGGCGCTGGCGCAGCGCTCCTATGACGCCGGGGAGATGGACCTCGCGGCCTTCCTCCTCGTTCGTCGCGACACGCTGGAGGCGCGGGCCGCGTGGCTCGAAGGCCTGCTGCGATTGGCCCTTGCTCGTGTGCAGTTGGAAGTGGAAACGGGAGTCCAGCCATGA
- a CDS encoding efflux RND transporter periplasmic adaptor subunit: MKPTLMLLLSVLVGLTACKSPKPEHDDAREHGHDEAAEEKLHVESGDVIHVHVPQEMLRDLRVTTAKVEARPGGESVTALGELTFSEDAYAEVSSPVSARVASVAVTTGQAVKQGQRLAELQSPELGRARADLQATQARATAARQAADRKRTLAEERIVARKDAQAAEADAAAAEAEVAAAKAALAALGAGNGGEGTSGFVLKAPIGGTVVERAARLGQMADPSQALFRIGDLSSLWLIVHAFERDAVRLKPGADARVTFAAFPGQEFAAKVGHVGQRVDPHSRTIPVRLELDNGKGLLRPGMSASASIPLGDPGATLTAVPTASLQRLENGWVVFLPTPEAGVFEQREVGRGRSLGTQVEVLKGLAVGDEVVVEGAFLLKAEVEKSQGGGDEHGH; this comes from the coding sequence ATGAAGCCCACGCTGATGCTGTTGCTGTCCGTCCTCGTGGGCCTCACCGCCTGCAAGTCCCCCAAGCCGGAGCACGACGACGCGCGCGAACACGGCCACGACGAGGCCGCCGAGGAGAAGCTCCACGTCGAGTCCGGAGACGTCATCCACGTGCACGTCCCCCAGGAGATGCTCCGCGACCTGCGCGTCACCACCGCGAAGGTGGAGGCCCGTCCGGGCGGAGAGAGCGTCACCGCGCTGGGCGAGCTGACCTTCAGTGAAGACGCGTACGCGGAGGTGTCCTCGCCGGTCTCCGCGCGCGTGGCCTCCGTCGCCGTGACGACGGGCCAGGCGGTGAAGCAGGGCCAGCGGCTGGCGGAGCTCCAGAGCCCGGAGCTGGGCCGGGCCCGCGCGGACCTCCAGGCCACCCAGGCCCGCGCCACCGCCGCCCGGCAGGCCGCGGACCGCAAGCGCACGCTGGCCGAGGAGCGCATCGTCGCGCGCAAGGACGCGCAGGCCGCTGAAGCGGACGCCGCCGCTGCGGAGGCGGAGGTCGCCGCCGCGAAGGCCGCGCTCGCGGCGTTGGGCGCGGGCAACGGAGGGGAAGGCACGTCCGGCTTCGTGCTCAAGGCGCCCATCGGCGGCACCGTCGTGGAGCGCGCCGCGCGGCTGGGGCAGATGGCGGATCCCTCGCAGGCGCTCTTCCGCATCGGGGACCTGTCGTCGCTGTGGCTCATCGTCCACGCGTTCGAACGGGACGCCGTGCGCTTGAAGCCCGGCGCGGACGCGCGCGTCACCTTCGCCGCGTTCCCGGGCCAGGAGTTCGCCGCGAAGGTGGGCCACGTGGGGCAGCGGGTGGATCCCCACAGCCGCACCATCCCCGTGCGGCTGGAGCTGGACAACGGCAAGGGGCTCCTCCGGCCAGGCATGTCCGCGTCGGCGTCCATCCCGCTGGGGGATCCGGGCGCCACGCTCACGGCCGTGCCGACCGCGTCGCTCCAGCGACTGGAGAACGGCTGGGTGGTGTTCCTGCCCACGCCGGAGGCAGGTGTCTTCGAGCAGCGCGAGGTGGGCCGGGGCCGCAGCCTGGGCACGCAGGTGGAGGTCCTCAAGGGGCTCGCCGTGGGCGACGAGGTGGTGGTGGAGGGCGCGTTCCTGCTCAAGGCCGAGGTGGAGAAGTCCCAGGGCGGAGGTGACGAGCATGGACACTGA
- a CDS encoding RNA polymerase sigma factor, translated as MSLSPEAMDALLRHHHAFLAFLTPRVGSQEAAREVLQSAFVKGMEQGGALREEQSAVAWFYRLLRNALVDRYRRGQREGAALESLAHEQPLSTEDAHGLEATVCGCVAGLAGTLKPEYAEAVRRVDLEGLSVAAYAREAGLSANNAAVRLHRARKALGAQLVELCGHCCAQGCVDCDCAPA; from the coding sequence ATGAGCCTGTCACCGGAAGCGATGGACGCGCTGCTGCGCCATCACCACGCGTTCCTGGCCTTCCTCACGCCGCGCGTGGGGAGCCAGGAGGCGGCGCGCGAGGTGCTCCAGTCCGCGTTCGTGAAGGGCATGGAACAGGGAGGCGCCCTGCGCGAGGAGCAGAGCGCGGTGGCCTGGTTCTACCGGCTGCTGCGCAACGCCCTGGTGGACCGCTACCGCCGGGGCCAGCGTGAAGGCGCCGCGCTGGAGTCCCTGGCCCACGAGCAGCCGCTGTCCACCGAGGACGCCCACGGCCTGGAGGCGACGGTGTGCGGCTGCGTAGCGGGGCTCGCGGGGACGCTCAAGCCCGAGTACGCGGAGGCCGTGCGCCGCGTGGACCTGGAGGGGCTCAGCGTGGCCGCGTACGCGCGGGAGGCGGGCCTCTCCGCCAACAACGCCGCCGTGCGCCTGCACCGCGCCCGGAAGGCCCTGGGCGCGCAGTTGGTGGAGCTGTGCGGCCATTGCTGCGCGCAGGGCTGCGTGGACTGCGACTGCGCGCCCGCGTGA